One genomic window of Methanospirillum lacunae includes the following:
- a CDS encoding PKD domain-containing protein: protein MRYDQAMSQMQTIIVLAVVMIVLFGLGLSLVLWNPITEKIPKASISIEGEGDSIVMHHISGDPLPSDRLVVRVNGDVVNNQNLNFMNGAWPWSEGENVQLFYPAPESPRVVEIYYMTDKGESVLIDKARIDPPPKVSATPIPVEIVATSTPAPAATIIPVQFKDADPYQPPAADFTADPLVGDPPLTVSFRDMSYGKIGNWLWSFGDGTTSTLQNPVHTYFVPNSYTVSLLVSNSYGSNRKTAENYVIIGSPPMANYLAEPKSGQSPLTVQFTDLSTGSPKQYEWSFGDGTQSTDKNPVHIFQNGGDYNVTLTVTNAYGTNKFSPPVGINVTAPTKMDVYMTNSVAGNLEPDGYIRMRITDPVSSIKIAGKIYQFTPGDIIQLIYGGGSSDGTISSDKNQFVAFNFNDVTLVKNEEIIARGPVNDFKVGGYDSFSSTLNLTIPAGDVYDKLYIDQEEYKYVKTPKLRFVGLGPGSDQKFFYQKSSRAMNFQGGISEFQRG, encoded by the coding sequence ATGCGATATGATCAGGCGATGTCTCAAATGCAGACGATCATCGTACTGGCGGTGGTCATGATTGTCCTCTTTGGTCTCGGGCTCTCTCTTGTCTTATGGAACCCGATCACTGAGAAGATACCGAAAGCGTCCATCTCAATCGAGGGAGAAGGTGATTCGATTGTGATGCATCACATAAGCGGAGATCCGCTTCCGTCAGACCGTCTTGTTGTCAGGGTCAACGGTGATGTGGTAAACAATCAGAATCTCAACTTCATGAACGGAGCCTGGCCCTGGTCTGAAGGAGAGAATGTCCAACTTTTCTACCCGGCACCAGAATCTCCCAGGGTTGTTGAGATCTATTACATGACTGACAAGGGTGAGAGCGTTCTCATCGACAAGGCACGAATAGACCCTCCACCAAAGGTAAGCGCAACTCCAATTCCGGTCGAGATTGTGGCAACCTCAACACCGGCACCGGCAGCGACTATCATTCCTGTACAATTCAAGGATGCTGATCCATACCAGCCACCAGCTGCTGATTTCACTGCTGATCCACTGGTCGGAGATCCACCACTGACCGTCTCATTCCGCGATATGAGTTATGGAAAGATCGGGAACTGGCTCTGGAGTTTTGGTGATGGTACTACCTCAACACTACAGAACCCGGTTCACACATACTTTGTGCCAAACTCCTATACTGTCAGCCTGTTGGTGTCCAATTCGTATGGATCAAACCGAAAGACTGCTGAAAACTATGTTATCATAGGTTCGCCACCGATGGCAAACTATCTTGCAGAACCAAAGAGTGGACAATCCCCGCTTACCGTGCAGTTCACTGACCTATCAACCGGAAGTCCGAAACAGTATGAATGGTCATTTGGAGACGGTACCCAGTCAACAGATAAGAACCCGGTTCACATCTTCCAAAATGGCGGGGATTACAATGTCACCCTGACAGTCACAAATGCGTATGGGACTAACAAATTCTCTCCTCCTGTTGGGATCAACGTAACCGCTCCGACCAAGATGGATGTCTATATGACAAACAGTGTAGCCGGAAACCTTGAACCTGACGGATACATTAGAATGAGGATTACTGATCCGGTCAGTTCTATCAAGATAGCAGGCAAGATCTACCAATTCACTCCCGGAGACATCATCCAACTCATTTATGGTGGAGGCTCATCAGATGGAACGATATCATCTGATAAAAATCAATTCGTAGCGTTTAATTTCAATGATGTGACACTGGTAAAGAACGAGGAGATCATAGCCCGTGGTCCGGTGAACGACTTCAAGGTTGGTGGATATGATAGTTTCTCATCCACTCTGAACCTTACAATACCGGCAGGAGATGTGTATGACAAACTCTACATCGACCAAGAAGAGTACAAATATGTCAAGACCCCGAAGCTCAGGTTTGTCGGCCTTGGACCAGGAAGCGATCAGAAGTTCTTCTACCAGAAGTCAAGCCGGGCGATGAACTTCCAGGGTGGAATTTCAGAGTTCCAGCGGGGATAA
- a CDS encoding PKD domain-containing protein gives MNEEEDDMLELLDDEELIAESAQDQAQKHTEESTDDSFDDELELDDTEEEPAIDKNVQEQVKEPEPAKEKEGLEIDIRYLIVAAVAIAAILVAAILFVLPAFSDKAPDVIINPSQTGEDLFLYHAGGAPLSEEFLTVQVNGAAASSDKYMLMGGGSWPWSSGTVLRVDTSGYTKPAVVTLLYKPKSTEYTVYTTTVQPVSTPTPLPMITPDQQAPPQNTSPVTPPPASQQPASPEVPLQPVPQTPAQTQVPIVAPVTMGGVSMDVQPVSGAAPLTVQCNDLSTGCIRNRVWNFGDGTTTMKRSPTHVYPFPGAYNISLDVRFCDPEDDSVPQTRQVTVAPSLRQDTIIQGTGKAQISADAKLFFTVKGPGTNIRIAGRDHYLNAGDHVELILGSGGNGDLTVVSNAVLNCNYGNVTMVVNGEEVETGTVSVINIDQYLQFETADLTIKAIAGRDGAKGLVGGQPVVNAAPGQQIIFSNVGLDSYGKLLFSVQDAAGFTFRGGVGSYEVSTLSM, from the coding sequence ATGAATGAAGAAGAAGATGATATGCTTGAACTGCTTGATGATGAGGAGCTGATTGCAGAATCGGCCCAGGATCAGGCACAAAAGCATACCGAAGAGTCAACAGACGACTCATTTGATGATGAGTTGGAACTGGATGATACAGAAGAAGAACCAGCAATCGATAAAAATGTGCAGGAACAGGTAAAAGAGCCTGAACCGGCAAAAGAAAAAGAGGGACTTGAAATAGATATCAGGTATCTCATCGTCGCTGCGGTAGCCATAGCAGCAATACTTGTTGCAGCTATCCTCTTTGTACTCCCGGCATTCTCCGATAAAGCTCCTGATGTAATTATTAATCCAAGTCAGACCGGAGAGGATCTCTTCCTCTACCATGCCGGAGGGGCACCACTAAGCGAGGAATTCCTTACAGTTCAGGTCAACGGGGCAGCTGCATCATCTGATAAATATATGCTCATGGGTGGGGGATCATGGCCCTGGTCGTCAGGGACAGTGCTCAGAGTAGACACATCAGGATATACCAAGCCGGCAGTTGTAACTCTGCTCTATAAACCAAAGTCAACCGAGTATACCGTTTATACAACAACGGTCCAACCAGTTTCGACTCCAACACCACTGCCGATGATAACTCCGGATCAGCAGGCTCCTCCTCAGAATACTTCACCTGTAACTCCCCCGCCGGCAAGCCAGCAGCCAGCTTCACCTGAAGTGCCGTTGCAGCCTGTGCCACAGACACCAGCCCAGACGCAGGTCCCAATTGTAGCACCTGTTACAATGGGAGGAGTAAGTATGGATGTTCAGCCTGTATCTGGAGCTGCACCGCTAACTGTTCAGTGTAATGATCTCTCAACCGGCTGTATCAGAAACCGGGTCTGGAACTTTGGCGACGGCACAACTACAATGAAACGGAGTCCGACTCATGTCTACCCATTCCCGGGCGCATACAATATCTCTCTTGATGTCAGATTCTGTGATCCAGAGGATGATTCAGTTCCTCAGACCAGACAGGTGACTGTTGCTCCATCACTTAGGCAGGACACTATTATCCAGGGAACCGGTAAGGCACAGATTAGTGCTGATGCGAAGCTCTTCTTCACAGTAAAGGGCCCGGGAACCAACATTAGGATCGCAGGACGTGATCATTATCTTAATGCTGGAGATCATGTTGAACTAATTCTTGGTAGCGGAGGAAATGGAGATCTGACGGTTGTATCAAATGCCGTCCTTAACTGTAATTATGGAAATGTTACCATGGTTGTAAATGGAGAAGAAGTTGAGACGGGAACTGTATCAGTCATCAATATCGATCAGTACCTCCAGTTTGAAACAGCAGATCTCACCATCAAAGCAATAGCAGGCAGAGATGGTGCGAAGGGCCTCGTTGGAGGCCAGCCGGTGGTAAATGCAGCACCAGGCCAGCAGATCATCTTCAGTAACGTGGGCCTTGATTCATACGGTAAACTTCTCTTCAGTGTGCAGGATGCGGCAGGATTCACCTTTAGAGGCGGTGTGGGGTCGTATGAAGTCTCCACTTTATCAATGTAA